The genomic region CTCTTCTTCAGCGAACTTTTCCCAGCATCGAGGTTTCAGTCCAGTCAGAAAACTCTTCTCAAAATATGGAACCCACCAAAGTTCAAAATCAGAATGCAAACAATTTTCAGCTCCAGCCAGATTTTTCTCGCACATCTACTGAAAAAGATAACGGAGCAAATACAGTCTCTGCCGATCCTAGGGGTTTTGATACAGTTGGTGGCAGTACCGAACATTCTCCACCTCCTGATGAGCAACCAGAGGAAGAAGGAGATCAAAGAGGTGGTGGTGATTCCATGGCTGCTACTGGTGGAGGTACACCATCTGAAGATGGATATAATTGGAGAAAATATGGACAAAAACAAGTAAAAGGTAGTGAGTACCCTCGAAGTTATTACAAGTGCACGCATCCCAATTGTCAGGTTAAGAAAAAGGTTGAGCGATCTCATGAGGGTCATATAACAGAGATCATCTACAAAGGGGCCCATAACCACCCTAAACCCCCTCCCAATCGTAGATCAGGGGCCATTGGGTCATCTAACCCACTCATTGACATGCGATCAGATGTCCTTCAACAAGGCGGACCACAGACAGGTGCTGATGGTGATCTAGTTTGGGCAAGTGCACAAAAGGCAACCGGTGGAGCTCCTGATTGGAAGCATGATAACCTTGAGGTGACTTCATCAGCATCAGCAGGCCCTGACTATGGCCAGCAGTCCACTTCTATGCAGGCTCAGAATGGTGCACACCTTGAATCAGGTGATGTAGTAGACGCATCATCTACCTTTTCCAATGATGAGGATGAAGATGATCGAGGAACGCACGGTAGTGTTTCATTAGTTTATGATGGTGAAGGAGATGAGTCAGAGTCAAAAAGAAGGTTACTGCTCACCTCTTTATTTCTCGTGAATGATCTCACAAAATTATTCACTGATGTCGACTTAAAAAGTATTTTTGCATGTAATGTTGCAGGAAAATTGAAGCCTATGCAACAGAAATGAGTGGAGCAACCAGAGCTATTCGCGAGCCTAGAGTCGTTGTCCAGACTACGAGTGAAGTTGATATCCTTGATGACGGATATCGTTGGCGCAAGTATGGGCAGAAAGTAGTGAAAGGGAATCCAAATCCAAGGTCGTTACTTATTCTCATGATCAACTTCTTCACTATTTCCTCTTTCTCACCATGTATGAGAATAACAAAATTGTCTGCAGGAGCTACTATAAGTGCACCAATGCTGGTTGTACAGTGAGGAAGCATGTGGAGAGAGCATCACATGACCTAAAGTCAGTCATCACCACATATGAAGGAAAACACAATCATGATGTTCCGGCTGCTCGCAATAGTAGCCATGTCAATTCTGGCCCTTCTGGCAACATGCCGGGTCAGGTGTCTGGGTCTGCAACACAAACGCATCCTCATCGGCCAGAGCCATCACAAGTTCACAATAGCATGGCAAGATTTGAAAGGCCGATGTCAATGGGTTCATTCAGCTTACCTGGAAGGCAGCAGCTGGGTCCTCCCCAGGGCTTCTCTTTCGGAATGAACCAGCCTGGCCTGGCCAATCTGGCAATGGCCGGGTTTGGTCCTGGCCAACACAAAGTCCCTGTTCTACCAGTTCATCATCCATACTTTGCACAACAGCGTCAGGTCAGTGAAATGGGTTTCATGTTACCAAAAGGAGAACCAAAAGTAGAGCCAATATCAGAACCTGGTCTAAACATGTCCAATGCTTCATCGGTATACCAACAACTTATGAGTAGGCTTCCCCTCGGACCACAGATGTAGTATTTCACCCTTTTGTTTCTCTTTAATCTTTCGAGGAAAGAGGCATTTAAGTTAAACTACAATATATGGTAATGTTGCTCATGATCAATTGCTCTTGTTTCGTTCATTTATATACGTTCTCTTCGACCAGTGAGATTCTCTGTGTGTATCGTCTGTGAACATTATGATGCAACGGAAGTATGAAGTGCTAACAAGCATTAAACCCTAAAGAACGGAAAAGAGTTTTCAAGCGAAGAATCTTAAACTATAACTCTCTATTTGATCGAATAATATTTGATAGATTATGTCTGCATCCGTTTAAGGATGCTTGTATAATGATGAAACGAATCCTAGAGCAACTAACAATAAACCTAAAAGCCAAAAGATTAAAAGCAAAACAAATCCAAAACCAACTGAATAACTCAAAATACCTTCACTGATCCAACCACAAACTAACTAAATAACTAAACAATTCCCTAGATTCCTAGCACAGAAACTCCTTGAATAGTAACTTCGACCTCAATTATACAGCTATCATCCATTGAAAACCTTGCATTTTCTTCTTGTGTGATCATTTGTTGACGACCAAAATTCGGGTTGGCGGCATCGAACCAGCAGGCTTTATCAGCTTTATAAGAACAGTGGTTGCCAGGGATTTGATCCAAAATGCGTAGAGTAAATCCCGCAAGTATTTTCGATCCAGGAGGAAGCTCATCTGGATTATTCAACCACAAAAAAAGAGAAAGATGACTACCATTTCCAGTGCCATTTCCCTTGGGATAGAGCTGCAGTTTCATTGTGCAATATTTGTGATTGGCAAAACAGAATGGTGTTGAGTAACAAGATGGAGCGTTTAACGTTGAAAAGTTATTAAGCTTCCAAACATACTTGTACGTATCAGTGTCGAGGTTCATGAATAAACACTCTCCTTTGCCTATTCTTGTCGTTACAGAAACAAAGACCTCTGCTCCAAACTCACATCTGTCATCAATGAGATAACCTTCTGATGTATCTCTAAACAGATCAAGAGGGATGAAGAGATCAAAACCAGCCAGACATCCGACAATTGTCTTATAAAAACAATACTTCTTCTCCTTCTTATTCGGCTCTTCAAGAACACGGTACTTCTCTTTTCCGTTGTGCCGATAAAGCAAGAACAACTTGTAGTCAATAGTTACAATCTTGCCGGCTTTTATTGCATCTTTCCCACCCATTTTCAAGTAGAGAGAGATGTTATCTTTCACACCACGGTCCTTGTTTCCATTGGGGAAGAGCACTAGCTTCCACTTGTATCCTCCGGCCTCAAACTCGCCGGATTCATACTTCTCCTCTGATGTTAGACTTGAAAACGATTTGATGCTCAGTCTGTAGTGTTTTGGAGGATTCTTCGATTTTGATGTCAAGACTTGGCCATTATGGTCATTGACAGCCATAACGTTAAGCCGGTTAAGGTTGATTGATGATTGTGAATGAAGAATACTGACCAACTAGAGGGTGTACGTTACTTATTGAGGGCTATTCCTATTCCAACTAGAACACTCAGTAATCATAATCTATTAACACAAATCATAATCAAACAAGAAAAAGGATTCCAAGCATCGAGGACGATGAACTTCCTATAGATAGGGAACCCTAGGGTTACGGATTATTGCGAATCGTTCTTCTATATTTTCACTCGAGTTAGGGTTTGCAAATGAAAACGTACTAGAATATAAAAACCCTAACAATCAAGAATCACAGTCACAGGTAGACCGACGATCATGAAGATATTGATACTACTACACAAAAACTTTCGATGACGATCATGAAGGTTATGATGTTTTCGATAGTCATCTACAACTTCGTCTTAGACCCTCATTGTTTCTCAACTCTTGAATGACATTTGTAAAACCTCATGATAAGTCTTTAATGACGTTCGGTAAATGCCATTAAATTTGTTCCATGATGTAAACATTATTAAAGATTCTTCCACCACAGTTTTCAGTTGTCATAGAAAAATATTCATGACATTTTAAAACACTCATGAGGACTGGGTCATAGTTTAGCATCAGATATAACACTTGATATAATGACACCCAATTAAATGACATTTTTCAATAATGCATGACAGTGTCACCGGCCGGAGATAGAACATCCTTCCTTGCTTGGCAGCATTCTTGTGTTGCCAATGGAAAACGGCTCAGTTTGTAGTGTTTTGGAGGTTTCCAAACTGATCTCAAAACTAGGCCATACATGTATCCCATTATCTTCTTGAAACCCAGATACCATGCGCACCCATGAAAACAAACTTATATTGTGTCATTTATTTAGGAACAATGCCCACTGGTCTTAAATTTAAGATTTATATTTCCACTAACAGAATCAGATTTAATGACCATTTGCACAAAAGTAGAAAAGTCAAACCCCATTCCAATGATAATAAGATTCTTGACCCCAATTGAATGAAATAGAGACTTATTTGTGCCCAAATACACAAATTTTTATTAAATTCATAATAAAATAATATTTTTGAGACATTTTTATCCTTGGTTCTTATATATATGCTTAGAGAGAGAAAGTGTAAGAGAGAGGAAAGACTTTGCCGGCAGCTAACCGGATCTCTGGACACCGGCCGCCGGAACTTGGTCACTGGACACCGGCCGCCGGACTCCGATCTCCGGACACCTGCTGCCGGACTCTGGTCGCCGAACTCGGTTACTGACCCCCAATAACTCGGTTACTCCAGCGACCGATCGTCGGAACTCAATTTTTGACCCTAGAAACTCAGTTACTAACCTCAGAAATTCAGTTACTGACCCAATAAACTCAGTTACTGTCCCCCAGTAACTTGGTTACTCCGGCGACCGATCGCTGAAATTGAGTTTCTGACCCCAGAAATTGAGTTACTGACCAAATAAACTCAGTTATTAACCCCTAGTAACTTGGTTACTCCGGCGACCGATTGCCGGAACTGAGTTTTTGACCCCAGAAACTCAGTTACTGACACTAGAAATTCAGTTACTGACCTAAAAAACTCAATTACTGACCTTCAGTAACTTGGTTACTCCGGCGACCGATCGCCGGAACTCAGTTTCTAACCCTAGAAACTCAGTTATTGACCCCAGAAATTCAGTTACTAACAAAAAAAAACTCAGTTACTGACCCCTAGTAACTTGGTTACTCCGGCAACCGATCACCGGAACTCAATTTCTGACCCTAGAAACTCAGTTACTGACCCTAGAAATTCAGTTACTGACCTAAAAAACTCAGTTACTAACCCCCAATAATCGGTTACTGACCCCCAGTAATCAACTTAAAGGCTCCAAATGTTGTAGAAACTCGGTTTCTAACCCTTAAAAACTAACTTTCAGACCCTAGAAACCCCGTTACTGCCCCCCAAATGCATAAAAGCCCATCGACA from Fragaria vesca subsp. vesca linkage group LG3, FraVesHawaii_1.0, whole genome shotgun sequence harbors:
- the LOC101311847 gene encoding uncharacterized protein LOC101311847, with the translated sequence MAVNDHNGQVLTSKSKNPPKHYRLSIKSFSSLTSEEKYESGEFEAGGYKWKLVLFPNGNKDRGVKDNISLYLKMGGKDAIKAGKIVTIDYKLFLLYRHNGKEKYRVLEEPNKKEKKYCFYKTIVGCLAGFDLFIPLDLFRDTSEGYLIDDRCEFGAEVFVSVTTRIGKGECLFMNLDTDTYKYVWKLNNFSTLNAPSCYSTPFCFANHKYCTMKLQLYPKGNGTGNGSHLSLFLWLNNPDELPPGSKILAGFTLRILDQIPGNHCSYKADKACWFDAANPNFGRQQMITQEENARFSMDDSCIIEVEVTIQGVSVLGI
- the LOC101313293 gene encoding probable WRKY transcription factor 2-like, with translation MAGMDDNVAIIGDWVPPSPSPRDFFSSMLVDGIGSRSFLDSPNSNKAEDFFLGSREGSTSGKNLSQGNGTGDEITEMGSFSEYKSNTRGGLVERIAARAGFNAPRLNTESIRSSDLSLSSDVRSPYLTIPPGLSPTTLLDSPVFLSNSLAQPSPTTGKFPFVSNGHGRNCTLMTEAADKANFFEDLNSSFAFKPLGESGSFFLGPTSKRTFPSIEVSVQSENSSQNMEPTKVQNQNANNFQLQPDFSRTSTEKDNGANTVSADPRGFDTVGGSTEHSPPPDEQPEEEGDQRGGGDSMAATGGGTPSEDGYNWRKYGQKQVKGSEYPRSYYKCTHPNCQVKKKVERSHEGHITEIIYKGAHNHPKPPPNRRSGAIGSSNPLIDMRSDVLQQGGPQTGADGDLVWASAQKATGGAPDWKHDNLEVTSSASAGPDYGQQSTSMQAQNGAHLESGDVVDASSTFSNDEDEDDRGTHGSVSLVYDGEGDESESKRRKIEAYATEMSGATRAIREPRVVVQTTSEVDILDDGYRWRKYGQKVVKGNPNPRSYYKCTNAGCTVRKHVERASHDLKSVITTYEGKHNHDVPAARNSSHVNSGPSGNMPGQVSGSATQTHPHRPEPSQVHNSMARFERPMSMGSFSLPGRQQLGPPQGFSFGMNQPGLANLAMAGFGPGQHKVPVLPVHHPYFAQQRQVSEMGFMLPKGEPKVEPISEPGLNMSNASSVYQQLMSRLPLGPQM